From one Bacteroidota bacterium genomic stretch:
- the ccoN gene encoding cytochrome-c oxidase, cbb3-type subunit I — protein sequence MDYVKVSYDNKIVKQFAVATVFWGIIGMTVGLWIALELVFPKLNMGIPQLTFSRDRPIHTNAVIFAFVGNGIFMGVYYSLQRLCKTRMLSDFLSKLHFWAWQLIIVLAALSLSMGITTGKEYAELEWPIDILITLVWVIFGINMMGTIIKRRERHIYVGIWFYIATLVTVAMLHIVNSLEIPISLTKSYPIYAGVQDALVQWWYGHNAVAFFLTTPYLGLMYYFLPKAANRPVYSYKLSIVHFWTLIFLYIWAGPHHLLYTALPHWAQTLGTVFSIMLIAPSWGGMVNGLLTLRGAWDKVREDVVLKFMVVAVTAYGMSTFEGPMLSLKNVNAIGHFTDWIVAHVHIGALGWNGFLTFGILYWLIPKMWRTNIYSKSAANFHFWIGTLGILVYAVPMYWSGFTQALMWKDFTPEGNLSYTFLETSTQLKGMYALRSIGGTLYLIGVFVMAWNLIKTAKQGSFLANEDVEVPAMAKTYNKPKGEFWHRPLERRPVQFMILALVMVIIGGVIELVPTFLIKSNIPTIASVKPYTPLELQGRDIYVREGCYVCHSQMVRPFRSEVKRYGEYSKAGEFVYDHPFQWGSKRTGPDLAREGVGTLKKNDSWHYMHMLNPGEVSTGSVMPPYPWLHKNELDTSTTAAKIRVMQKLGVPYPEGYDKIANQDLMKQADQIAANLQTEKEIESSSTAEIIALIAYLQRLGVDINTETNLQNQVKK from the coding sequence ATGGATTACGTAAAAGTCAGTTATGACAACAAAATTGTAAAACAGTTCGCGGTAGCCACTGTTTTTTGGGGTATTATTGGAATGACAGTGGGTTTGTGGATTGCACTTGAATTAGTGTTTCCAAAACTCAACATGGGAATTCCTCAACTCACATTTAGCCGGGACAGACCAATTCACACGAATGCCGTGATTTTTGCATTTGTGGGTAATGGTATTTTTATGGGCGTTTATTATTCGCTGCAGCGTTTGTGTAAAACACGTATGTTGAGCGATTTTTTAAGTAAACTGCATTTCTGGGCCTGGCAGTTAATTATTGTGCTTGCTGCACTTTCATTATCAATGGGTATCACAACCGGTAAAGAGTATGCTGAATTGGAATGGCCAATCGACATATTAATTACATTGGTTTGGGTAATCTTTGGTATTAACATGATGGGTACCATCATTAAAAGAAGAGAACGCCACATTTATGTGGGTATCTGGTTCTACATTGCTACCCTGGTAACGGTTGCTATGTTGCATATTGTTAACTCACTTGAAATTCCAATTTCACTTACAAAAAGTTATCCGATTTATGCGGGTGTGCAGGATGCATTAGTGCAGTGGTGGTATGGACACAATGCGGTGGCATTTTTCTTAACCACACCTTATTTAGGATTGATGTATTATTTTCTTCCTAAAGCTGCCAACCGTCCGGTATATTCTTATAAATTATCTATCGTACACTTTTGGACATTAATATTTTTATACATCTGGGCAGGACCTCACCACTTATTATATACTGCATTGCCACATTGGGCACAAACTTTAGGAACCGTATTTTCAATTATGTTGATTGCACCTTCATGGGGTGGTATGGTGAATGGTTTGTTAACCTTGCGTGGTGCATGGGATAAAGTACGTGAAGATGTTGTATTAAAATTCATGGTTGTTGCCGTAACAGCTTACGGTATGTCAACTTTTGAAGGCCCAATGTTATCACTCAAAAACGTAAACGCAATTGGTCACTTTACCGACTGGATTGTTGCTCACGTGCATATTGGTGCATTAGGATGGAATGGTTTCCTCACATTTGGTATTTTATATTGGTTAATTCCAAAAATGTGGAGAACAAATATCTATTCAAAATCAGCAGCGAATTTCCATTTCTGGATTGGTACATTAGGTATATTAGTTTATGCTGTGCCAATGTATTGGAGTGGATTTACGCAGGCATTAATGTGGAAAGATTTTACTCCGGAAGGAAATTTATCTTATACTTTCCTTGAAACAAGTACACAATTAAAAGGTATGTATGCACTGCGTTCAATAGGTGGTACATTATATTTAATTGGTGTGTTTGTAATGGCATGGAACTTAATTAAAACTGCTAAACAAGGTTCATTCCTTGCAAATGAAGATGTTGAAGTTCCTGCAATGGCTAAAACCTATAATAAACCTAAAGGTGAATTCTGGCATCGTCCACTCGAAAGAAGACCTGTTCAATTTATGATTCTTGCTTTAGTGATGGTAATTATCGGCGGTGTAATTGAATTGGTACCAACTTTCTTAATTAAATCAAATATTCCAACTATTGCCAGTGTTAAACCATATACACCACTCGAATTACAAGGTCGTGATATTTATGTGCGCGAAGGTTGTTATGTGTGTCACTCACAAATGGTACGTCCGTTTAGAAGTGAAGTAAAACGATACGGTGAATATAGTAAAGCCGGTGAATTTGTTTATGACCATCCATTCCAATGGGGTTCAAAACGTACCGGACCGGATTTAGCACGTGAAGGTGTGGGAACATTAAAGAAAAATGATTCATGGCATTATATGCATATGCTCAATCCTGGTGAAGTTTCCACAGGAAGTGTTATGCCTCCATATCCATGGTTACATAAAAATGAGCTGGATACCAGTACTACTGCTGCTAAAATCAGAGTAATGCAAAAATTGGGTGTTCCATATCCGGAAGGATATGATAAAATTGCCAATCAGGATTTGATGAAACAAGCTGATCAAATTGCAGCGAATCTGCAAACTGAAAAAGAAATTGAATCATCAAGTACTGCCGAAATTATCGCCCTGATAGCCTACTTGCAGCGTTTAGGTGTAGATATTAATACAGAAACCAATTTGCAAAATCAAGTTAAAAAATAA
- a CDS encoding c-type cytochrome, producing MKNKKLNAGLLLTGLMLFSASPIWAQATTQAPRNWYLSDTTFWILIAVAAILFYVIYALAEVVIWGGQKKINDMKKNSGNLKSLVILAITLLATGNLMAQGTPAAATESAASSFWKSDFLPLYILIAIEICVIAYLALMLMQLSKAEQVATGVKHETWIAKLWDKWNYKVPIEREEELLIEDHDYDGIHELDNSMPPWLQYIFFFTIGFAIVYLWYYNIGGGMNQIEEYDASVKKAEIELAAYLSSASASYDENTVVLSTDVAVLSNGKSTFNNYCATCHRTDGGGDAGPNLTDDFWIHGGKINDLFKTVKYGVPGKAMAAWDGVLTAKQIFEVTNYIKSLHGTNPPNPKEKQGDLYVEGGAAPTDTTATPLDTLATDTLKVAVIK from the coding sequence ATGAAAAATAAAAAACTCAATGCCGGATTGCTGCTTACAGGATTAATGCTGTTTTCGGCTTCACCTATCTGGGCACAGGCAACAACCCAGGCACCCCGCAACTGGTATTTAAGTGATACCACGTTTTGGATTCTTATTGCAGTGGCAGCTATATTATTTTATGTAATATATGCATTAGCTGAAGTAGTAATTTGGGGCGGTCAGAAAAAAATAAATGACATGAAAAAGAACAGCGGTAATTTAAAATCGCTGGTTATTCTTGCCATAACATTATTAGCAACAGGTAACTTAATGGCTCAGGGAACACCTGCTGCCGCTACTGAATCTGCTGCCAGTTCGTTTTGGAAAAGTGATTTTCTGCCATTATATATTTTAATTGCCATTGAAATTTGTGTAATTGCTTATCTGGCATTAATGCTCATGCAATTAAGTAAAGCAGAACAAGTTGCAACAGGTGTTAAACATGAAACATGGATTGCAAAATTGTGGGATAAATGGAACTACAAAGTGCCTATTGAACGCGAAGAAGAATTATTAATTGAAGATCATGATTATGATGGAATACATGAATTAGATAATAGTATGCCACCATGGTTACAATATATTTTCTTTTTCACTATCGGTTTTGCCATTGTGTATTTATGGTATTATAATATTGGTGGTGGTATGAATCAAATTGAGGAATACGACGCATCAGTAAAAAAAGCTGAAATTGAATTAGCTGCTTACCTGTCAAGTGCATCTGCCAGTTATGATGAAAACACTGTGGTTTTATCAACCGATGTTGCAGTATTGTCAAATGGAAAATCAACATTTAATAATTACTGCGCAACCTGTCACAGAACAGATGGCGGTGGAGATGCAGGTCCTAATTTAACAGATGATTTTTGGATTCATGGCGGTAAAATAAACGATTTGTTTAAAACTGTAAAATATGGTGTTCCCGGAAAAGCAATGGCTGCATGGGACGGCGTATTAACAGCAAAACAAATTTTTGAAGTAACAAATTATATTAAATCATTACACGGAACTAATCCGCCTAATCCTAAAGAAAAACAGGGCGACCTTTATGTAGAAGGTGGTGCAGCTCCAACAGATACCACAGCAACACCATTAGATACACTGGCAACAGATACACTAAAAGTGGCTGTAATAAAATAA
- a CDS encoding FixH family protein — MNWGKKILFVYLAFVGVMIFMVVKSFQQDYDLVTPDYYAEELKFQDQIDASNNAAQYNDSIEVSAQQSAVVLQFPAQFAGAASGEVYFYKASNSENDIRQALKLDASGMQSFSKSQFATGAYTVKIKWVYNNTNYYTEKELFL; from the coding sequence ATGAACTGGGGTAAAAAAATATTATTTGTATATCTCGCATTTGTTGGGGTTATGATATTTATGGTTGTAAAAAGTTTTCAGCAGGATTACGATTTGGTAACACCTGATTATTATGCTGAAGAATTAAAATTCCAGGATCAGATTGATGCCTCCAACAATGCTGCACAATACAACGATTCAATTGAAGTAAGTGCTCAGCAGTCTGCAGTGGTTCTACAATTTCCTGCACAATTTGCAGGAGCTGCATCAGGTGAGGTGTATTTTTATAAAGCATCCAATTCTGAAAATGATATCAGACAAGCGTTGAAATTAGATGCAAGTGGCATGCAATCATTTAGCAAAAGTCAGTTTGCAACAGGCGCTTATACAGTTAAAATAAAATGGGTGTATAACAATACAAATTATTACACAGAAAAAGAGTTGTTTTTGTGA
- the ccoG gene encoding cytochrome c oxidase accessory protein CcoG has product MEEQKSFRDIIYTADEEGHRKWVFASKPSGRFYNWRSIVSYIYLIAFFTLPFIQVHGEPLFLFNIPDRKFILFGQIFWPQDFFLFALGMLTFLVFIIFFTVLYGRLFCGWVCPQTVFMEMVFRKIEYWIEGTAEQQRKLAKSPWTTEKIIKKASKQIIFFLFSFLVGNTFLAYIIGVDQVFEIATGSLKEHIGGFAIMLVFTVAFYGVFAFLREQVCAFACPYGRLQGVLLDKFSVIVAYDYKRGEPRGHHKHDEAPQQLGDCIDCGLCVRVCPTGIDIRNGTQLECVNCTACIDACDSIMDKIEKPRGLVRYTSENNIVTGEKLKFTSRMKAYSLVLFILVAVLTIMLATRKDVTATITRASGQLYQKRDSVYITNLYNIKIANKTHEGFPIHLKVENAEASVEMIGKEIAVQKETLAEGTFFIVMKRDQIKSMQTDLEIGVYNDEKRIRTVKASFLGPSPKK; this is encoded by the coding sequence ATGGAAGAGCAAAAATCCTTTCGCGACATCATCTATACTGCTGATGAGGAAGGACATAGAAAATGGGTATTCGCGTCAAAACCCTCAGGAAGATTTTATAATTGGCGTTCTATTGTCAGTTATATCTATCTGATTGCATTTTTTACACTACCTTTTATTCAGGTTCATGGTGAACCTTTATTCCTGTTCAATATTCCGGACCGAAAATTTATTTTATTCGGTCAAATATTCTGGCCACAGGATTTCTTTTTATTTGCACTGGGCATGTTAACCTTCCTGGTGTTTATTATTTTCTTTACGGTACTTTACGGAAGGTTATTTTGCGGATGGGTTTGTCCGCAAACGGTATTTATGGAAATGGTGTTTCGAAAAATCGAATATTGGATTGAAGGAACAGCAGAACAACAACGTAAATTAGCCAAATCGCCCTGGACTACCGAAAAAATTATAAAAAAAGCGAGTAAACAGATAATTTTCTTTCTGTTTTCATTTTTAGTCGGCAATACTTTCCTCGCCTATATTATTGGTGTAGATCAGGTGTTCGAAATTGCAACAGGTTCATTAAAAGAACATATTGGCGGTTTTGCCATAATGCTGGTATTTACTGTTGCGTTTTACGGCGTATTTGCGTTTTTACGTGAACAAGTTTGTGCATTTGCATGCCCTTACGGACGATTACAAGGTGTATTATTAGATAAGTTTTCAGTAATTGTTGCATACGATTACAAACGCGGTGAACCGCGCGGACATCATAAACATGATGAAGCACCGCAACAATTAGGCGACTGTATTGACTGTGGTTTATGTGTACGCGTTTGCCCTACCGGTATTGATATCAGAAATGGAACCCAGTTGGAATGTGTAAACTGTACAGCATGTATTGATGCATGTGATAGTATTATGGATAAAATTGAAAAACCAAGAGGATTGGTTAGATATACTTCCGAAAATAATATTGTTACCGGCGAAAAATTAAAATTTACATCAAGAATGAAAGCATATTCGCTGGTGTTATTTATTTTGGTTGCCGTATTAACTATTATGCTGGCAACAAGAAAAGATGTAACAGCCACAATTACACGTGCTTCAGGACAATTATATCAAAAACGCGATAGTGTGTATATTACAAATCTGTATAATATTAAAATTGCCAATAAAACACATGAAGGTTTTCCGATACATTTAAAAGTGGAAAATGCAGAAGCCAGTGTGGAGATGATAGGGAAAGAAATTGCAGTTCAAAAGGAAACACTTGCAGAAGGTACTTTCTTTATTGTAATGAAACGCGACCAGATAAAAAGTATGCAAACCGACCTTGAAATCGGTGTGTATAATGATGAAAAAAGAATACGCACGGTAAAAGCATCATTTTTAGGACCATCACCAAAAAAATAA
- the ccoS gene encoding cbb3-type cytochrome oxidase assembly protein CcoS: MSVIILLIGASILVAGGFLVAFIWSVKKGQYEDDYTPGVRMLFDDQQVKSQATTSTKTKK, encoded by the coding sequence ATGAGCGTAATAATTCTGTTAATTGGAGCAAGCATTTTGGTAGCCGGAGGATTTTTGGTTGCCTTCATTTGGTCAGTAAAAAAAGGCCAGTATGAAGATGATTACACACCCGGTGTAAGAATGTTATTCGACGATCAACAGGTAAAATCTCAAGCAACAACATCTACTAAAACCAAAAAGTAA
- a CDS encoding Nif3-like dinuclear metal center hexameric protein: MTIQDIVSYLETIAPLSLQEGYDNAGLLTGNRKTEVTGALICLDSLESVIDEAITLNCNLVIAHHPIIFGGLKRLNGNNYIERTIIKAIKHDIAIYAIHTNLDNVRHGVNAKIAEKLGLISTRVLSPKQGILKKLVTFAPVANAGDVRFALFEAGGGHIGHYDHCSFSVEGTGTFRGDATTNPYVGTIGEDHFENEERIEVIFPSYLQSKLLAALIKVHPYEEVAYDIYSLDNKFQDVGAGLVGVYETPMEEMEFLQKLKQTMQCGAVRHTKLSGKPVRKVALCGGSGAFLLKDAIAAGADVYVSADFKYHEFFDADSRLVIADIGHYESEQYTIELISDLLMKKFATFAVHLSKINTNPINYL, translated from the coding sequence ATGACCATTCAGGATATAGTAAGTTATCTCGAAACAATCGCCCCGCTGTCATTACAGGAAGGTTACGACAACGCCGGACTGCTTACCGGAAATCGCAAAACTGAAGTTACTGGTGCGCTGATTTGTCTCGATTCGCTGGAGTCGGTTATAGATGAGGCGATAACATTAAATTGTAATCTGGTAATTGCCCATCATCCCATCATTTTTGGCGGGTTAAAACGACTGAATGGCAATAATTACATCGAAAGGACCATTATTAAAGCCATTAAACATGATATCGCGATTTATGCCATCCATACCAACCTTGACAATGTTCGTCATGGTGTAAATGCTAAAATTGCGGAAAAACTAGGCCTTATTTCTACCAGGGTGCTATCTCCCAAACAAGGCATTTTAAAAAAACTGGTCACTTTTGCACCTGTTGCCAATGCCGGTGACGTGCGTTTTGCGCTGTTTGAAGCCGGTGGCGGACATATTGGTCATTATGACCATTGCAGCTTCAGCGTTGAAGGAACAGGCACTTTTAGGGGTGATGCTACTACAAATCCCTACGTGGGCACCATAGGGGAGGACCATTTTGAAAATGAGGAGCGAATAGAGGTAATATTCCCAAGTTACCTTCAGTCTAAACTACTGGCCGCCTTAATAAAGGTACATCCTTATGAAGAGGTAGCTTACGACATATACAGTTTAGACAATAAATTTCAGGATGTAGGAGCGGGTTTGGTTGGGGTTTATGAAACACCTATGGAGGAGATGGAATTCCTGCAAAAACTGAAGCAAACTATGCAATGCGGGGCAGTTCGACATACCAAGTTATCGGGTAAGCCGGTTCGGAAAGTCGCACTGTGTGGCGGTTCCGGGGCGTTTTTGCTTAAAGATGCCATTGCAGCAGGTGCTGATGTGTATGTTTCGGCTGATTTCAAGTACCACGAGTTTTTTGACGCCGACAGCCGTTTAGTGATTGCAGATATCGGGCATTATGAGAGCGAGCAATACACAATTGAATTGATTTCCGACTTATTGATGAAAAAATTTGCTACCTTTGCGGTTCATTTGTCAAAAATTAACACTAATCCTATTAACTACCTATAA
- a CDS encoding CcoQ/FixQ family Cbb3-type cytochrome c oxidase assembly chaperone — MNFMHYLSDIDGVSIYPIISLFIFFVFFIGLFYWVQKMDKSSIDEIRNIPLDNSNPNNLNN; from the coding sequence ATGAACTTCATGCATTATTTGTCGGACATTGATGGAGTGAGTATTTATCCAATTATCTCACTGTTCATATTCTTTGTCTTTTTTATCGGATTATTTTATTGGGTTCAGAAAATGGATAAATCATCTATTGATGAAATCAGAAATATTCCTTTGGATAATAGTAACCCTAATAATTTAAATAATTAA
- a CDS encoding heavy metal translocating P-type ATPase metal-binding domain-containing protein codes for MPKFAPVVDTTTTSAQTTCYHCGEPCSDHEFHIEEKYFCCFGCKTVYEILRDNDLCSYYDMQEHPGLTQKNKVALNKYAVLDKQSVREKFIRFADGNQTHVTFYLPTMHCSSCIWLLEHMHQMNKAILQSRVDFPKKEITLVFDESAISLGETAAMLDSIGYEPLLSLQDIEKQPEKKLQKSRLIKIGIAGFAFGNIMMMAFPEYLAGGEVEDVALRILFRYLSLILALPVFFYCAGEFYTSSWKSLKNNFLNIDVPIALAIIFTFTRSLYAVFVEHSAGYFDSMTGIVFFMLVGRYFQDLTYKTISFDRDYKSYFPLSVALLDKGEEQQIPLSEIKEGDTIVVRNHELIPADALLVMGKGNIDYSFVTGEADPVDKKIGELIYAGGKQVGSAIQLRVIKPVAQSYLTQLWNNINTNHKEDEKKDFVQTLGRYFALIVLIISSIASLYWLIQGDTQRAADAFITPMIVACPCALLLSATFTNGNAIRYFGNFGIYLKNANVIAAFNKIDAIVFDKTGTLTQSNTTGASYVGLPLSKDEKLMVAAVAAQSNHPYSRAIANVLGKNTQTTVDEFTEVAGKGVSALVNGHKILIGSRSFTNLPDTEITQHGNVYISIDGNIKGNYNFANRYRSGFDDMLAHAKKHYQIYLLSGDNDSDKKYLENYFGANNLYFEQTPHDKLAFIKKLQAQNLHVMMLGDGLNDAGALQQSDVGIAVSQNSNFTPASDVVMDVNQLTKLPKLFAFAKAGKWVITGSFILSIIYNLVGLYFALQGMLAPVIAAILMPLSTITIVSFTTGMTTLAAKRLLKK; via the coding sequence ATGCCAAAATTCGCACCGGTGGTTGATACAACCACTACTTCTGCCCAAACTACATGCTACCACTGTGGTGAACCTTGCAGCGACCATGAATTTCATATTGAAGAAAAATACTTTTGTTGTTTTGGATGTAAAACAGTGTATGAAATATTAAGAGATAACGATTTATGCTCTTATTACGACATGCAGGAGCATCCGGGTTTAACACAAAAAAATAAAGTTGCATTAAATAAATATGCCGTTTTAGATAAACAAAGTGTTAGAGAAAAATTTATTCGGTTTGCAGATGGCAATCAAACCCATGTTACATTTTATTTACCTACTATGCATTGTAGTTCCTGTATTTGGCTGCTGGAACACATGCATCAAATGAATAAAGCAATCTTACAATCACGTGTCGATTTTCCGAAAAAAGAAATTACACTGGTATTCGATGAATCGGCAATTTCGTTGGGTGAAACGGCTGCAATGCTTGATTCTATTGGGTATGAGCCTTTATTAAGTTTGCAGGATATTGAAAAACAACCTGAAAAAAAATTACAAAAATCTCGATTAATTAAAATCGGAATTGCCGGATTTGCATTTGGAAATATCATGATGATGGCATTTCCTGAATATCTTGCAGGTGGTGAAGTGGAAGATGTTGCGCTGCGGATTTTATTCCGTTATTTATCTTTAATTCTTGCCTTACCGGTATTTTTTTATTGCGCAGGTGAATTTTATACTTCATCATGGAAAAGTTTAAAAAATAATTTCCTGAATATCGATGTACCTATTGCATTGGCCATCATTTTCACATTTACACGAAGTTTATATGCGGTTTTTGTTGAACATAGTGCCGGATATTTTGACTCAATGACCGGTATTGTATTCTTCATGCTGGTTGGAAGATATTTTCAGGATTTAACCTATAAAACAATATCCTTCGACAGGGATTATAAATCTTATTTCCCGTTATCGGTTGCCTTACTTGATAAAGGTGAAGAGCAGCAAATTCCATTATCTGAAATAAAGGAAGGCGATACTATTGTAGTACGTAATCACGAATTAATTCCTGCCGATGCGCTTTTGGTGATGGGAAAGGGAAATATCGATTACAGTTTCGTAACCGGTGAAGCTGATCCGGTGGATAAAAAAATTGGCGAACTCATTTATGCAGGAGGAAAACAGGTTGGTTCAGCAATTCAATTGCGCGTAATTAAACCTGTTGCACAAAGTTATCTCACACAATTATGGAATAATATTAATACGAATCATAAAGAAGATGAGAAAAAAGATTTTGTGCAAACACTGGGGCGTTATTTCGCTTTAATTGTATTAATTATTTCTTCTATAGCATCATTATACTGGTTAATTCAGGGCGATACACAACGTGCGGCAGATGCATTTATTACGCCAATGATAGTTGCTTGTCCGTGCGCATTATTGTTATCTGCAACATTTACAAATGGAAATGCAATTCGATATTTTGGCAATTTTGGCATTTATTTAAAAAACGCAAATGTAATTGCTGCATTTAATAAAATAGATGCCATCGTATTCGACAAAACAGGAACATTAACACAGTCGAATACAACAGGTGCAAGTTATGTTGGGTTACCTTTGTCGAAGGACGAAAAGCTAATGGTAGCAGCGGTTGCGGCGCAATCAAATCACCCCTACAGTCGCGCAATTGCAAATGTTTTAGGAAAAAATACACAAACAACGGTAGATGAATTTACTGAGGTTGCAGGTAAAGGTGTTTCAGCATTGGTAAATGGACATAAAATATTAATTGGATCAAGGTCATTTACCAATTTGCCGGATACAGAAATTACACAGCATGGTAATGTATATATTTCGATTGATGGAAATATAAAAGGGAATTACAATTTTGCAAACCGTTACAGAAGTGGTTTTGATGATATGCTGGCGCATGCTAAAAAGCATTATCAAATTTATTTACTAAGTGGTGATAATGATAGCGATAAAAAATATCTTGAAAATTATTTTGGCGCAAACAACTTATATTTTGAACAAACACCACACGATAAATTGGCATTTATTAAAAAATTGCAGGCACAAAATTTACATGTAATGATGTTAGGTGATGGCTTAAACGATGCCGGTGCACTGCAACAAAGTGATGTTGGAATAGCTGTAAGCCAAAACAGCAATTTTACACCTGCCAGCGATGTGGTTATGGATGTAAATCAACTCACCAAACTGCCTAAACTTTTTGCTTTTGCGAAAGCAGGTAAATGGGTGATTACAGGAAGTTTCATTTTATCGATTATCTACAATCTGGTTGGTTTATATTTTGCTTTGCAGGGTATGCTGGCGCCGGTAATTGCTGCTATTTTAATGCCACTGAGCACGATAACAATTGTAAGCTTTACAACAGGCATGACTACCCTTGCTGCAAAAAGGTTGCTTAAAAAGTAA
- a CDS encoding sulfite exporter TauE/SafE family protein yields MNGLLITAFVTGLFGSLHCAGMCGPLALSFNFQNKGNPFLNGLVYNASRIFAYILLGLIFGAIGMSFAFAGWQQIVSIVSGLIVLIIIFFQQWSSAQPKFTWLMRYNNFVKNKIGKALTQTGFKSVAILGFFNGLLPCGLVYLALAGAVAGGAIVTGGIYMLLFGLGTFPMLYLFSAFGNYLSWKKKLAIRKYLPAFSVVIGVLLILRGLNLGIPYVSPQINTNAQITAEQGGINCHK; encoded by the coding sequence GTGAATGGATTATTGATAACGGCTTTTGTTACCGGCTTATTCGGTAGTTTACACTGCGCTGGCATGTGCGGACCATTAGCGTTATCATTTAATTTTCAAAATAAAGGAAATCCGTTTTTGAATGGACTGGTATATAATGCTTCCCGCATTTTTGCCTATATTTTATTAGGATTAATTTTCGGAGCAATTGGAATGAGTTTTGCATTTGCCGGATGGCAGCAAATTGTTTCAATTGTTTCCGGATTAATTGTTTTAATCATTATTTTTTTTCAACAATGGTCATCTGCACAGCCAAAATTTACCTGGTTAATGCGATACAACAATTTTGTAAAAAATAAAATTGGAAAAGCATTAACACAAACAGGATTTAAATCAGTTGCAATTTTAGGATTCTTTAATGGACTATTACCTTGTGGGTTAGTTTATCTTGCATTAGCAGGAGCAGTAGCCGGAGGTGCAATTGTAACCGGTGGTATTTATATGTTGTTATTTGGCCTTGGCACTTTTCCTATGCTCTATTTATTTTCTGCTTTTGGTAATTATTTAAGCTGGAAGAAAAAATTGGCAATCAGAAAATATCTCCCTGCTTTTAGTGTGGTTATTGGCGTGTTATTAATTCTGCGCGGATTAAATCTCGGCATTCCATACGTTAGTCCTCAAATAAACACCAACGCACAAATCACAGCGGAACAAGGTGGAATCAATTGCCATAAATAA